In Methanobrevibacter sp., one DNA window encodes the following:
- a CDS encoding proteasome-activating nucleotidase: MENASKDELIETIESLKEENEKTVDDLMEKLRSIEGEQLKTNISNRQMEGKIRELKGEINSFKKTPLILATVTEVFDDKQVGIQGAVGHEFLVTYPGSIKKELLTPGVRVALNQKNLGVVSVFPAKKDKNVAAMEIDEKPETTYADIGGLDSQIVEVKETVELPIKNPEIFKEIGIDPPKGILLYGPPGTGKTLLAKAVANETHATFIKIVASEFVNKYLGEGSRIVRDVFELAKEKSPAIIFIDEIDAIGTKRVGNSEGADREVQRTLMQLLAELDGFESRGDVGIIGATNRPDILDEALLRPGRFDRTIEVPNPVKESRQKILEIHTSKMKVDEDIDFDTISELTEGLSGADLKAVCTEAGMFAIRSERKKVISKDFLDAIDKIMENI; this comes from the coding sequence ATTGAAAACGCTTCAAAAGACGAATTGATTGAAACAATTGAATCATTAAAAGAGGAAAACGAAAAGACTGTTGACGATTTAATGGAAAAATTAAGAAGCATTGAAGGTGAACAGCTCAAGACAAACATTTCCAACCGCCAGATGGAAGGCAAAATCAGAGAGCTCAAAGGTGAAATCAACTCATTTAAAAAGACACCATTAATTCTTGCAACAGTAACAGAAGTGTTTGACGATAAACAAGTGGGGATTCAAGGTGCAGTCGGCCATGAATTCTTGGTTACATATCCCGGCTCGATTAAAAAAGAATTGCTCACACCTGGCGTAAGGGTAGCACTTAATCAAAAGAATTTAGGCGTTGTCAGCGTATTTCCTGCTAAAAAAGATAAAAATGTAGCTGCCATGGAAATTGATGAAAAGCCAGAAACCACATATGCAGATATCGGAGGACTGGATTCCCAAATTGTTGAAGTTAAAGAGACAGTGGAGCTTCCAATTAAAAATCCGGAAATATTCAAAGAGATAGGAATTGACCCGCCAAAGGGAATACTGCTTTACGGACCTCCTGGAACCGGAAAGACATTGCTTGCAAAGGCAGTGGCAAATGAAACTCATGCGACATTCATCAAAATTGTGGCTTCGGAATTCGTGAACAAATACCTGGGTGAAGGTTCAAGGATTGTTAGAGATGTCTTTGAACTTGCAAAGGAAAAGAGCCCTGCAATAATATTCATTGATGAAATCGATGCTATCGGAACAAAAAGAGTGGGAAATAGCGAAGGGGCAGACAGGGAAGTTCAAAGGACTTTAATGCAACTCTTAGCAGAGCTTGACGGATTTGAATCAAGGGGAGACGTTGGAATAATCGGCGCTACAAACCGTCCGGACATCCTAGATGAGGCCCTCCTGAGACCAGGGCGATTTGACAGAACAATTGAAGTGCCCAATCCTGTAAAAGAAAGCAGACAGAAAATCCTTGAAATACATACCTCTAAAATGAAAGTAGACGAAGACATTGACTTTGACACGATTAGTGAGCTAACTGAAGGATTGTCCGGAGCTGACCTGAAGGCCGTTTGCACTGAAGCGGGAATGTTTGCAATAAGGTCTGAGAGAAAAAAAGTTATTTCCAAAGATTTCCTGGATGCTATTGATAAAATTATGGAAAATATTTAG
- the thiC gene encoding phosphomethylpyrimidine synthase, with product MTQISDAKKGILTDEMKHVAEIENVSEDFILRSVAEGTIVIPSNVNRDIEASGIGAGLRTKVNATVGTSTDIVNFDEEVEKAQIAIDNGADCLMELSIGGDLDVIRNRVLDMSPLPVGSVPVYQAAIESIRRDGSVIYMTEDDLFNTIEKQAKDGIDFMAVHSSINIETLTRLKRQGRVTGLVSRGGSFMSGWIVENEKENPLYANFDYVLEIAKEHDVVLSLANGMRAGSIADSTDRAQIQELIILGELIDRSREAGVQCMIEGPGHIPINEIPTNVMIQKKMCSNAPFYMLGPIVCDVAPGYDHIVSAIGAASSAKAGADFICYVTPAEHLALPNPDDVREGVIATKIGAYAGDLATGQIDGSQDLAMAEARKNLDWEAQYACAMFPEAARAKRDQRPPEEEDTCTMCGNYCAVKIVNEWLDQSDSDLIK from the coding sequence ATGACACAGATTAGTGATGCAAAGAAAGGCATTTTAACTGATGAAATGAAGCATGTGGCAGAAATAGAAAATGTTTCAGAGGATTTCATTTTAAGATCAGTGGCTGAAGGTACTATTGTAATACCTAGTAACGTGAACAGAGATATTGAAGCATCAGGTATAGGTGCAGGATTAAGAACAAAAGTAAACGCAACAGTTGGTACCTCAACCGATATTGTTAACTTTGATGAAGAAGTCGAAAAGGCACAGATTGCAATTGACAATGGTGCAGACTGCTTGATGGAATTGAGTATTGGTGGAGACTTGGATGTAATAAGAAACAGGGTATTGGACATGTCCCCATTGCCAGTGGGTTCCGTGCCTGTATATCAGGCAGCTATCGAAAGCATCAGAAGGGACGGCTCCGTAATCTACATGACTGAAGATGACCTCTTCAACACCATCGAGAAGCAGGCAAAAGACGGTATCGACTTTATGGCAGTCCACTCAAGTATCAACATTGAAACCTTAACCAGACTCAAAAGGCAAGGCCGTGTAACAGGACTCGTCTCAAGAGGAGGTTCATTCATGTCCGGATGGATTGTCGAAAACGAAAAGGAAAATCCATTATACGCTAACTTCGATTATGTTTTAGAAATTGCTAAAGAGCACGATGTTGTTCTTTCACTTGCTAACGGTATGAGGGCAGGGTCCATTGCCGATTCAACCGACAGGGCGCAAATCCAAGAATTGATCATTTTAGGAGAACTAATCGACAGGTCCCGTGAAGCCGGAGTGCAATGTATGATTGAAGGACCAGGACACATCCCAATCAATGAAATTCCAACAAACGTAATGATTCAAAAGAAAATGTGTTCCAACGCTCCTTTCTACATGTTAGGACCTATCGTGTGTGATGTGGCACCGGGTTACGACCACATCGTATCTGCAATCGGAGCAGCATCTTCCGCAAAAGCCGGAGCAGACTTCATCTGTTATGTGACTCCTGCAGAACACCTGGCTCTTCCAAACCCTGATGATGTAAGGGAAGGAGTCATTGCAACCAAAATCGGAGCTTACGCTGGAGACCTAGCGACCGGCCAAATTGACGGTTCACAAGACTTGGCCATGGCTGAAGCAAGGAAAAACCTCGACTGGGAAGCTCAATATGCTTGCGCAATGTTTCCGGAAGCTGCACGTGCAAAAAGAGACCAAAGACCTCCTGAAGAAGAGGACACATGTACAATGTGCGGTAACTACTGTGCAGTGAAAATCGTTAACGAATGGTTGGACCAATCCGATTCCGACCTTATCAAATAG